The sequence TCAGTAGTGCAACCCTTCTTTGATAGAATGATACAAACCAGTTGTGTGATGGTGCAAATCTGgtcaaaaaaaatccatgtttcTGATATTccataaaactttttttttttcaccctaaGGGGCCGATTGTTTTTCCTGTGTGATTGGCACCAATAGGAGCTTAAAAATGTTGAGTATGGTTCAGTCCAAGGCcctttatgagaaaaaaatatctcaatttttttttatggccAGTATTTGAACATGGATTGAGCAGATATGATGGTGAAACCACTCCAATAATGTCCCAACTGGAAGAGTTCtaactcaaaaactaatgttacctatgACCCAAGATTTTACACGTTTTACTTAATAACATACAGGCAAAATATCAGACAAATATGGTCAAGAGTCCCGTATTCAACTCTGACTAGTCAGATATTCAGTGATGTTTCAGTCTAATACTAGCTGGTATTTTAGCCCTGGTTTGCTCCAGTAGTCACTGGTGTTTGAGTCTGGTATTTTACTGGTGTTTTAGCAGTACTTTAGCAGTGCTCAGTGTCACTTTATTCCATTTTCATACAGGTTGCTTGGCCAGATTTTGCCCCATTCAGTGGAGTTTTTGGAGTGGAGCCACATTTTAGTGTGAATGTTGGCGAGTGTTTTAGTCTTCTTGTATGTCCAGAATACAACAGTGCATTAGCTCTGGTTTGTCCAGTATTCACTGACCTTTTAGCGTTGTTGTAAGTTCATGGATGTTTTAGCTCTGGTTTGGTTCGATATTTGCTGATGTTTTGGTTTAATCTTCGGCTGTTTCAAGCCTCAGTTGGTCTGTAGCTTGCTTGTACTGAAGTCTTGTTGGACCActtgttttccatataaaacGCTGGCCTTGATCTGACAGCATTGATTTCCTGCCACTCcgcacttgttttgtttttgaaacgcCACCACTCGGACCTCTAGACTAGACTTGTCTGTTATGAACATCTTCTACTaaaggttcatttttcacatgCCATTATTCCTGACATTCTGCCTGGAGGGATAGAAGCAGAGCGATTTCTATGCTGCACAGGTTAattgagtgtttttttccccttctggTGTAGTGAGTGTTGGACGGACAGTGTGTCATTATGTGCAGACATTTCTGCTAATTATTGCTTAAATTTTTCATAAAACTTCGATGTGAAGCTTTGATGCAGATAAGATACAAAGCTCTCATACATTAAGAGTTTCTTTCATGCAATAATACCTCGCAATAATGTTTGCATTTCCCCTGCTGATCCTATTGTGAGACAGTATCATGCTTCATTACAAGTGTGTGCACCTCAGCTGCTCAGGCACGAGTCTGGATGGTTGCATTTAGACGGAAAACCAGAGGACCTGGTTCAACAGACGGACTAATGGTAATCATGGCTGTGCTTTGGTTTGATGATTATGGCTGCAGTGCATCAGTTTATAAAGATGCAGCAGTTGTGTATCTGCAGCGGTGACGGTACTTGGAAGTTGGTTGGTGACACTTCTGTGGTAGAGGCGCTGCAGGTTAAAACGGTAACAGCCAGACATCGATTGTATTTCCATTCACAGCTTCACTCCTCACAACTAGCAGCTGGATATTGTTCCAGATCTGCCTCAACTCCATTGCATCACCAAGTGTCACGTGATATGTGCTGTCTGTGGTATCTACAGTCAATCCTTTAACTGGTTGTTTATCATAACGGGACTGGATCAATGATGGCTGTACTATGAAGCAGGTATCCAGGCTTTCTTAGTGAAAATCGGCTCGAGAAAAACTGAAGCCCCACTTTATCAACTTGTGAGCGTTCAtatcttcttctgcacaaaatgaaacaatgatGAGCAGCTgattcagtcaacaggttgttaaGAGTATGATGGTAAAAAATGCTGcaactgcaaatgatgcaagacaggaatgctggtagaaatgtgtattaatatattactgatcaatgcagccgcacaataaatcttttaaacttcatatatttaaacatgatattatattgaagtgcatttaggtctgacattTAGgtcccataatgaaggaaatcaatttattttattgccaaatcaaagtcaaattaatgttattgattGGATATTCTCTGTAGTAAACGGACCGAACATAGAAGCATATTTatatgatttctgtatcaccaGCTGAATACGTTGGTTTCCATGGTAACGcgatgcatacagtgtgtgatactgtaactacaTGGCTTCATTCGgtggttttagtaacatacagatcaacaggtttgcagataaaacGTTTTCccttcagctgagaatctgtagcTCTCATAAATAATAGTCAGGACACGATTTGGTTAAAGGGAGACGTTTCTTAcagtttttgtcatcattttgggAGTTTGTCTAGACATTTTGAATCTctttataataattataataataatagttttagtcattttgtggctttttgtagtcattttaggactttttcttgtcattttgcatctttttgtagtaatttcatggcttttgtagtcattttttaaaatccttttgtacatattttgtacatatagcatctttttgttggcattttggggctttttcttgacattttgcacttttttatagtaatttcatagctttgttgttttgtggctttttgtcatcattttgtaggccttttacatacattttgcatcttttgtagctattttctgactttttgaaTCTGTATTGCTCATGAATTcaaatcaattcaattttatttatatagcgccaattacaggtcagattgtctcaagatgctttccagaaccaatatgcctgaacccccagagcagccctaaggcaacagtggcaagaaaaacatccttttaacagggaagaaccCTCGAGCAGAACTCGAGcaggctctttatgtgggggaaccatctgctgctggctggacgggttgagagggacggAAGAGGCAGAGGGGTTAGAGGGGTAGAAAGGGAGAGGGATGGGGAGAAGACGAGGAAATGATTTTGTTAAAGGCAGACACTTCTCCAGTCTATCtaaatctgaaactctgaacagaacctcctccacaGGATCAGTTAATGTGGAGATCTAGCAAGACCTtcctgacactgaaaactctgactttaggctCATCATACCTGCTAACACACTAATATCACTTCATCGTACAGCTCCCTCTGATCAGTCTCCTGAAAATGACATTCCTATACAAGTAAACTGAACTTATTTCGGAGGGGAACACATTTTTTGCAGGGttatgcttgtttgttttttttgttttttttttgacacatttggcATTTATTTTAGTGCTTCACTGTCAGTAATTTTGATGCCTTAACTTGAACAGGCTTCTGACAAGTAGCTATCGTTAAAGAGTCAACTAAAGTGAGATTTTTCTGAAGCCTTGCCAtagtttttgtgcttttaaaggAGCAAAACAGCGATTGGAATGATTGCAAACAGGATGCGAACTCAGGTATTCTGCCTCCAGCGTGGGAACGTAGTTTTTGGGAGACAGGCTTAAATCAACACCCCAGCTGTTAATAAGAATCACAGGGAGTGTAAAGTAGTCCTTGAAAACCTTCTCGCTGCGGCCATTCAAGGTAAAGATGTTTACAAAAAACTCTGAATGATGTTGCTCATtagaaaaaaggcaaaagggagcgaaacagaaacaaactgcTCCCACATCACggaaataaattattttctgGAGCGTGCTTCTTGCCCTGGAGTCAAATTTATTGCGgggacattttttatttattttttggttctgttttctgttgttctgcGTGTGAGAATACAGtcaataaacacacattttacacCGCTGagaatagaaataataaaacaccaTCACAGCCTCGGAATAACAATGAGAGCATCGCCGTTGCTTCGGGCTGCTCACCAGTTAGTTTTCTGATCAGCCACGCAGAACATATTGGTGTACGTGTTCGTCTCACGTTATCTGCTGTGGCCTGCTGGGGACAGGAGCTGCATCCTTGTGTGaatatttgaaaattaaaatgtggaaaaagtgaaCGGAAAGCAAACACAAGGTGCATTTGGTCCAATTAGGTGTCATTTCGGAGGGAGTTTTTGGGCCTTGAAGGGCTTTTGAGGACAATATGATGCACAAAGCTGCATACATGTGtgcctcaaacacacactcctgaATGCTTGGAGTGCATGTAATTTTTCACCTGATTGATCCTGCAGGCCAGAGGAGATGAGTCGCACTCCCCTGCCAGGTTAACAGGCCCAAGACCATTTCTAATCCTTTCTGAAGAGCTCCATGGGAAATGACAAGGCAGGAAATCAAACCACAGTTTCCAGCGTTTCACATTTTGTGAGGCAGCCAAACAGGACATTTTCAGATTTCACACGCTTAAGTTTCCTGCACAAAAGTCTTACTGAATTTTCTTGTGATAATACATGAATCctattcacctttttttttttttttttttttttttttaaaggaatggATCAaatttttacatgcattttgTTGGAGCAAAATCTCATTCTACCAGGAAAACAGACTATGTGAGATAACTCCTGCGCATTCGTTGAATGACGCGATAGGAGAAGGTATTTAGGTCtcattaaacatgtttatttaacaaCAGATTGAATGTAGTACAGAGCTCTGGGTCCAAACTTCTATCTCTGACAACAACAGAGTTCGTGTCAGTTCACCAAGTCTGACTCACTGTTCTTCCCCTGACCCCGCCTTATATCTGGTTTCACAGGTGCGTAAGCATTCAGGGTGTGTCTTTCTTCTGGTTGGTTGTCTTCTGTGCATCTCACCCCCTCCTTTGCGTATGAGCAGCCGTCTTATTGTCCTGATCTGGATGCTCCGAACCTCACAGCCATGAAGATGGTTCCCCTCTCTTTGTAGGGGAGGATGAAACCTCAGCAGTTGTTCTTATCTGTGGAACAGAGTCTCCAGCACAACCTTGAAACAGAGTctccatcataacttttcacctAGAATTTTTGCACTCTTGCATACCTCccttatttagtatttttccatctttataGACAGTGTAAAACATCatcataaacagtgtaaaacttTAGAAATATGATTCTATAAAAGCAAGCAATTAGTATAAAACTGTTAGTATAAGAACTCCATTTAGAAATATCataaaaaatcccacaattttGATAGTAGAAGCTTGTTATAAGATTACAGAAATGTATCAGTGACTCTATGGAGCTTTTtagtctttgttttgtgttttacatgCAGTCAAAAAATTCTGAACTTGGGCCAATTTTAGGGGAAATTTAAGTGAGAATATTCTCACAATTCAttgatttttgaaaatacaCGACCTTTTTCTGTCAGGAAAGCAAAAATGATTAACGCAACTGTATTCATCAGTATGGTAAATTTGAATCTATAGAAAGCAGgtgtttagcttagcttagcttagcatcgagatgaacaaggaaaaaaaaagctagaCTTTCTCAAAATGCAATGAAACCACTTACGATGTAAaaattacatgtatttattggtacctttttttccaaaaataatgttatttttttctcttcttaaaaacattttgacagtttgtggagatcagaagaaAACACCACTATCCAGACTTCTTTACTCTATATTATGTCAGTAAAAAGATTTAGTACAGTGCTgtaaaaaaagtatttgccctcTGCAACAGAcatcttctgtttttacagacttCTCATACTTAAATGTTACAGGTTGttgagataacccacaaaatgcagttttgaaaTGGTGATTAATTAAAGATTTATTAGAAACCTACATCACCCAAGTTacaaagtaattgccccccataaacctaataactggtttgACAGcaacagttaaatgtttgtttcagcttgtgatcagtctttcaCATCACTAGGGAGGAATTCTTGTCCACTCTTCTGTGCAGAACAGTTTTAATCCAGTCATCAGTGATCTGTCCTTTTGAGGTCTTTTCACAGCATCTCAGTTAGATTCAAGTCCAAACTTCAATCcagccactccagaaccttcatttagttctttctgagccactcagaggtgaaCTTCCTTGTGGTCTTTgggtctttgtcttgctgcataaaccattagtgttgagctttaggtcatgaacagatggtggatgttctccaggaggattttctgatagagagcagaattcatgtaAACGACTTTTGCTTTTTCAgagcctttagctacttcacaatgaagacaggttctaTCTAGTGATATTTaggttcaacaagcctggcagtaatcatatgtgagtgtggatggtggaactgaacccaactgatgaatgaatttggtcatttggcagattggtagctaagggggcaattactttttcacaaagGACAAGATGGACTGgacagtatttttcttttaataaatgaaatcatcatctaaaagctgcattttgtgttttctttggttaTCTTTTTCTTATATtgaaattagtttgatgatcgaaaacatttaagtgtgacaaatatgcagaaATAGAAGACATTTGTAAGGgggaaaatactttttcacagcactgtatgtcCTCCAACTTCCACTCAGATTTTGCAGTTTGCATGCCAGCAGACTTATTAGTCATTTTGATGGACAATCGTCagagcagtattttttttatatctttttaaaaaaataattgttaatGCTGGTCCTTTACTACTGAGTTAGATGTTGAGTTTACCTTAGGTTTGTAAGGTGACAGTCACTCAAACTGTTTCTAcaagtggcaaaaaaatagtcagttctgttttaaaatagtttattgCACAAAACCAAAACTGcttcttgaaataagatttgAGAAAGGACTTGAAAATTAAAGTGCATCAGATTTTGTCTGATATAAATTAGTACATGTGTGATTATAACATCTAATCACTGTAGAATTAAAGGCTTAATATGCTAATGATGATCTCAAACTTTCAAGCACCTTTATAATGCCCACAGCAACAGTCACAACATAATTAAAATAAGACAACAGAGCAAATCGATATATTTAATTCACCTTGAGCCCTACATGGATTGATTGGTAGGCAGTCTGTCTGATGTGGTTAAATTATAGGTAAAATATTACCCCCTTGAATCGCTGTTAAATGCCATGAAAGCAACACAGTCCTGTGAGGTCGATGTGAGCTGAAATTTGTACAAATTTGTGCCAAGTTGCATTCAGCCACTGCCAACGAATGCATGAAGCACCAGGGCAAGAATGGACAGAGCGACGAAGTTAGTGAAGTGGATCAGGTTTTCACTGTTACAAGATAGGCTCGGAGAGTTAGGGTCGCAGGGTCTGGAAGGGAAAGTTGGGAAGGGGGGGAAAGCTGGGAAGGGGGGGAAAGTTGGGAAGGGTGGGAAAGCTGGGAAGGGGGGGAAAGTTGGGAAAGCTGGGAAGGGGGGGAAAGTTGGGAAAGCTGGGAAGGGGGGGAAAGTTGGGAAAGCTGGGAAGGGGGGGAAAGTTGGGAAAGCTGGGAAGGGGGGGAGAAGGTCGAGGAATGGGGGTTCTGAGGGGCAAGTGAAGTTCAAGTCGCTGTCGTTGCCACTGGACACGAAGGAGATGAAACCCGGTGTCATGCCGGTGACGGTGTCGTTGATCCATTCGTGGAAGCTGGACACACGGGTGTAGACGCTAGGGTTACTAGGCTGGGCGCAGCCGATGCCCCAACTCACAACGCCACTCTGGATAAAGGTGGAACCACTCTTGGACATCAGCGGCCCTCCAGAGTCTCCCTGTCACAATGAATTCACAGCGGTTGTCAGTACGTAGGGGTCCTCGAAAACACAAAGTCTGCAGTTTAGGGTGCAAGTTATCCAGAGTTTAAAATGTTGCGGCAATGGTTTTACAGACTCACATCACTCTTCATATGACAGTTGTGATCTTGACCTCAAGTTTGACTTGGTAAAATTATATCACAGGTCAGATCCAACCTGCCGAGGCATGAATCTCCTTTGGTGACTGTGTTATAGTATGACACACTggaaataaatatacaaacaacaaactaaCAAGCTATTTGCATGTCTGACTGGGAGGCATCAGAAGACTTCTATCAGATACCTGAACCACCAATCCATCGATGAGTCCCCAGTctagttagcctagcttagtaTCAGAATGAAGGAAAAGCCTTCCAGTGTCTCTGAAACCATTTTGTTTACTCGCTGTACATCTAACAGTCCTGTTTGTTCCAGACTCATTGACAAGTTTTTGTTGTAGCATggctgtgtttttaatgcaatCTCACTCAGCGACCTGCAGATATCTGTGCAATGACACACTGTATGCTGTTTAGAAGCCAATCTAGTTGTTTGACCTGTTGCTCCAATAAGcacagtctgttttagtgaCATGACGGTACTCCCAGAAATTGAGGAATTTAATTTTATGCATCTCTCCAGCTGCGCTAATtattttcagaagtgatttgtGCCAAGCTAgtgttgttttgcacatttcaagGTGGTGAACTTGAGTCCATTTAATATAAAAGCTGCCAGTAACCTGTTCTGCTGATTTCCCCGCTTTCCTCCATGCAAAGAAGTCAACAAGGCATTACATAACAAATACTCAGGAAGTAGTGGTCACCTGACATAAGTTCCTCCCTCCACCGAGGCGTCCGGCGCAGATCATATTCCCTGTGATGTTTTGAGGCTGGTGGTAGCATTGGCACTCATTGTTTCCCATGATTGGTGCATTTATTCTCTGCAGAGTTCTGGCTGGGGTATCGAAGTAATGTAATCGGAGAGATTTCAAAACAGTTTGTCAGTAATTCAGGAGCAGTACTGAATTAAaacttttgcattttgttgcttACCAGTGGGGTCATTATCTGTGACCCAGCTGCTGATCCCGTTGTAGAAAGTGCTGTCTGCAGCGGCCAAGCAGATGGGCTGAATGTCGGTGGTAAAATTCACTGGAGCCGCCAGCTTCAGCAGACAGATGTCGTTCTCGAACGTCACCGAGTCGTACAACGGATGGCGTACGATGTCGGCAAGTCTCCAAGTGGCTTCATTGTCGAGTCCCAGATGGACCACTGTGGTGTTGAGGTCAGcacttaaagacaaaaatgattgATTGTGCAAATAAGTCGACATTCTTTGCAAGCAAAGTGAATCCGTATCCGTgaacaaatattttcttgtgttCTTTTTACTATTACTGTGATCTAACATTAATTAATGAGCTTTACAGACACTATCAGTTGGGTTTTCTTACCTTTAAACAGACCAGCTCTTTAGGTTTTTATGCTAAGTTAGGCTAACCAGCTGCTGACTGTTCATATTTAACACACAGAATTCACGATAACACCAGCTGGAAATAGATTATTAACTATGACTGAGATATTTAACATCTTTACCTGCAACACAGCTCGGGGGGAAAAGTCTAATGAAATGACAATTAATTTCGAGTTTCCAGCATTACAACTTCTACAGAGCTCTGGCCGGTGTGGCATCAAGCTACTGCTAGCGTTGGGGCTTCAGTTCCAGAGATGAGTGCACGAAGactgttgtgttcatttttgcagccaacaacaaattattttgacattttgcttgTGGCTTAGACATTTTAgggaaagtaaataaaccttcAGAAGCAGTGACGGGGCAGGATTATATGAAGTTTGAGCTAGACGACTACTGTTTTCTCAGATTCTATGCAATTATTGAAGAAAAATTCTTACTTTCCTGTTAAACTGAGAAGGTATCTATTAGAGACTGGCTAGAGGAATGGGCCTGTTAAGCGTCtttcatttttatagtttttaatttaCACTTTGAAGTTTCTGAGATGCACATAACAATTTAATCACTACAGTAGACCTTTAAAATTATGGAGATGGGGAAATGGAGCCGATAGGGGCCTGAAAATGGCACTTTAAAGTTCATCGTTGTAGATTTTGTAATGGTTAAtcctaaaaatgtaaagaatttTGGgacattccagaactggaggacatcaATTTTCAAATAGTCCATGTacaaaatcctaaaacatgcagttgctgTGAAATGTACTTGTACTGagaccaaaactaaaaaaaactaggggcaaagaatgttttaacatatttttaaaaacaccaaataagtctggagttccgcctaaaatgacatttttctcttgtcccacccacCTGAtcaccaaattgaatctcaaataaaacagtcaaaattacatttaaatctttttttggccattattttttattgatgtgTCTTGTACGGtagccgagaggtgcaaaccaaagttacataatgcaaaacacttttacaacctccaagacaaatttacaagcgacaaaacacttttacaagtccaaaaacacttttacaaatccaaatttacataatgcaaaacgcttttacaacctccaagacaaatttacaagcgacaaaacacttttacaagtccaaaaacacttacaagtccgaaaacacttttacaaatccaaattccaaatttaaataatgcaaaacacttttacaacctccaagacaaatttacaagcgacaaaacacttttacaagtccaaaaacacttacaagtccgaaaacacttttacaaatccaaatgtaaccggaaagggaatgtcccaactcaggggttgaagcggaagtgacgacgaggagcggctaatgcaacggacaacgagcgggtgatgttttgcccgttttgtggggaacatataaaccgattgacgcggttttgtttgtcgtgtggtcggtctttagagtgtttaaatggcgcagatcagaccgacagagtacattagccgctcctcgtcgtcacttccgcttcaatcccggagttgggacattccccttccggttacatttggatttgtaaaagtgttttgtcgcttgtaaatttgtcttggaggttgtaaaagtgttttgcattatgtaaatttggtttgcacctctcggccaccgtactcttgtaattgtgggaacattttttagtcatcacaatattttaaataattattttgcgTGGAATGTGTATCCCATACCAActctgttagcataacctttttatctggtagaagaacaagaaaacagtgaatcagatgaaacgctggaattaacgtcatcaaacagttttccaaaagaatggctAGAGCAACGTTATGACCTTTAAGAACTTGTTGTCAGAGCAAAACAAACGAAGAGGCGAAGTTCATTGCAGCACGTGCAGTTAAAGTTATGTGCAGCATTTTATCGCCACCATCGCTGGACGACTCACGGTGAGATGCAGTGTGCAGCTGTGAGTATCCACTCGTTGCTGATTAGAGAGCCACTACAGGAAACACTGCCGGACACGTTGAGAGCGGCCCGCCACGGCCAGCCTCCCGGAACTGCACTTTCATTTTCCACGATTGTGCCATCGAGTGTAGCCACACCACATGCTGACAAAAGAGAAGAACCCAATGAGCAAATATGGAGAGAACATGTGACAAGTTCTAATATATCAGCTGCACAAAAAGGTACCTGCTCCACCCAGATTTAAGTGTACTGAAGCACTTAGCAAATGCTCCAAGTAAAAATATTAGTCCCTTTATTTAGCTGTTAGATCCAGGAACAATGTTCATGTTTAAAGTGAAATCTAACAGCAAATTCTTGAGCTTTACAGAAGTATGTCCATGCTGTCCGATGAACTTGCAGATGTTTCCATCTACAACCATTggatttcagtaaaaaaaaaaaacaaaaaaacaaaagcaaacttaTGGAATATCTTATTTGAGATACTTTTAATTACCAGCAGTATTTCCTGGAGCATATTGTTTTAACCAGCCCTGATTTTAACGGATTAGTCACCagttacatacactaccgtccaaaagtttggggtcagtcaggcaatttcatgtttgccatgaaaactcacacttttatccatgtgctaacataactgcacaagggttttctaatcatcaatgagcctttcaacaccattagctaacacaatgtagcattagaacacaggagtgatggttgctggaaatgttcctctgtacctctatggagatattccattaaaaatcagctgtttccagctagaatagtcatttaccacattagcaatgtctacactggatttatcattcatttaatgtcatttccATTGAAACaaattgattttctttcaaaaataaggacatttctaagggaCTCCAAgcatttgaacagtagtgtacatgaattaaagttgctctatattaattaaagttgctgcaTATTAgtgtattagttaaagttgctctatattagtttaggtagtagtaatagtagtagttttgtatacattttgtaatatttatgatgagttaaagctgttttatctgatttgaaATTCTTAAAATGTGAATCTGGatacattttaatatatatatatatatatatatatatatatatatatatatatatgtatatatatatatatatatatatatatatatacgcacgcacgcacacttCATACATGTAtattctttttttgattttgtgcaGTTTACAATCCGTAAATGGGATGTTTGCAGTTTTATAGTGTAGCGTACAGATTGGAAAGTGTTTTAATTCGGTGTTTACAGTGTCTGTTTTATTCACTGTTGTCATTTCACTCTGACAGACGATGACAGACGAACATGGCAGAAATCCAACTTATCCAATTTGATACATTGCCACACCTTGTGTTAATGTAAGAGACACAAGAGTTGAAAGTATCATTGCTGAAACATGAAACCTGTGTGACGGGAGAAAAACAAGCTTTATAATTGCTCTTCAGTGCTTACCAGGTTCCTGCGAATGACAACCTGAAACatagaacagaaacagatccCAATAACAATCCAGACTGTGCTAATGGTAACTTCTGGTGAAACCTCCTAAGCAAATGTAGGAACTGTCAACAAGTACTTCAAAGTCACCTCTGATACTGATGATGTAGAATCGTAAGAAATTTTCTATAACATGAACtagtttaacattttaacagCTGCTTCTGATCGATTCTTGTGATCAGCTGAGATGTAAAGTAAGCAAAATGTGATGTTGGCCTCCCAGAATGTTTTGAGAGCAGGGAGACCTTGTATTTTATGGTTTCAGCTGGTTGCAAATGGATGAACTTTTCAGGTGTTTCAACTGTTGTGCTTAGTTTACAATCGTGTCCCTTCACTGGCATTAAAAATAGGATGAAACTAGTAGAAATGTCATATTTCAACATCTACTTCCATCATTTTGCACTCTTTTCTGTTGTGGACTTCACATGAGAATCTATTGGCATTAATGTCATGGATGTAGCTGCACCAGTTGAAAATGGAGAGCCCCAAAACACTAATTAGAGACAAAAACTTAACAGAAAATGACTGAACAGTCATTATCTGTA comes from Amphiprion ocellaris isolate individual 3 ecotype Okinawa chromosome 23, ASM2253959v1, whole genome shotgun sequence and encodes:
- the LOC111562680 gene encoding trypsin II-P29-like, giving the protein MGLQQVIWGVTVVIYVFCKGCHSQEPACGVATLDGTIVENESAVPGGWPWRAALNVSGSVSCSGSLISNEWILTAAHCISPADLNTTVVHLGLDNEATWRLADIVRHPLYDSVTFENDICLLKLAAPVNFTTDIQPICLAAADSTFYNGISSWVTDNDPTARTLQRINAPIMGNNECQCYHQPQNITGNMICAGRLGGGRNLCQGDSGGPLMSKSGSTFIQSGVVSWGIGCAQPSNPSVYTRVSSFHEWINDTVTGMTPGFISFVSSGNDSDLNFTCPSEPPFLDLLPPFPAFPTFPPFPAFPTFPPFPAFPTFPPFPAFPTFPPFPAFPPFPTFPPFPAFPPFPTFPSRPCDPNSPSLSCNSENLIHFTNFVALSILALVLHAFVGSG